A genome region from Triticum aestivum cultivar Chinese Spring chromosome 2B, IWGSC CS RefSeq v2.1, whole genome shotgun sequence includes the following:
- the LOC123043686 gene encoding transcription factor RF2b — MAMPPKPGEPPKPSPGRSPSLNPNPSPCPLPPIPGGPQPGQPPAAAAPPRSHHRRARSEMPFRFPDADGGGFDEIGSEDDLFSTFMDMDKIAGSGRDRAAETSSSPPRPTKHRHSASFDGFAMGCGGPGRQDGGGGVGGVFADVLEAKKAMSSEQLSELASVDPKRAKRILANRQSAARSKERKARYITELERKVHTLQTEATTLSAQLMLFQRDTTGLSAENTELKIRLQAMEQQAQLRDALNNTLKQELERLKIATGEMTKPDEAYNTGMHHVPYNPSFFQLSEQHTPQHHSSVHQLPSQFQPPHPNVPSHQMLSHPNTFPDMMQQDSLGRFQGLDIGKGSVAVKLEAEAAAKSEGSSISAGESNSTF, encoded by the exons ATGGCGATGCCGCCGAAGCCCGGCGAGCCGCCCAAGCCCTCGCCGGGGCGCAGCCCCAGCCtcaaccccaaccccagcccctgcccGCTCCCGCCCATTCCCGGCGGCCCCCAGCCGGGCCAGCCccccgcggcggcggcgccgccgcggTCCCACCACCGCCGCGCCAGATCTGAGATGCCCTTCCGCTTCCCGGACGCCGACGGCGGGGGCTTCGACGAGATCGGCTCCGAGGACGACCTCTTCTCCACGTTCATGGACATGGACAAGATCGCCGGCTCCGGCCGCGACCGCGCCGCGGAgacgtcctcctcgccgccgcgcccCACCAAGCACCGCCACAGCGCGTCCTTCGACGGGTTCGCCATGGGCTGCGGCGGGCCCGGGAggcaggatggcggcggcggggtcggagggGTGTTCGCCGACGTGCTGGAGGCTAAGAAGGCCATGTCCTCCGAGCAGCTGTCTGAGCTCGCCTCCGTCGACCCTAAGCGTGCCAAGAG AATTCTAGCGAACAGACAGTCTGCAGCTCGGTCAAAGGAAAGAAAGGCTCGATATATAACAGAATTAGAGCGGAAGGTTCATACTCTTCAGACCGAGGCTACTACTCTTTCGGCACAATTGATGCTATTTCAG AGAGATACAACAGGCCTTTCCGCAGAAAATACAGAGCTCAAGATTAGGTTGCAGGCCATGGAACAGCAAGCTCAACTGCGTGATG CTCTGAATAATACACTCAAGCAGGAACTGGAGAGGCTTAAGATTGCTACAGGTGAGATGACAAAGCCTGATGAAGCATATAATACGGGAATGCATCATGTCCCATACAACCCATCTTTCTTCCAGCTTTCCGAGCAACACACACCTCAGCACCATTCAAGTGTTCATCAGCTGCCATCCCAATTCCAGCCACCTCATCCCAATGTCCCAAGCCACCAGATGCTGTCCCATCCAAACACGTTCCCAGATATGATGCAGCAAGACTCGCTTGGGCGGTTCCAGGGGCTGGACATTGGCAAAGGATCAGTGGCTGTGAAGTTGGAGGCAGAGGCTGCTGCGAAGTCAGAGGGTAGCTCCATATCTGCAGGTGAAAGTAATAGCACCTTCTAA